A genomic window from Martelella lutilitoris includes:
- the mfd gene encoding transcription-repair coupling factor, protein MIAGFNPKKLDGLSGAVTIANAVPGTEPLVLAEMARAGQSVAYVLSDGQRIGDFEQMLGFAAPDIPVLTLPAWDCLPYDRVSPGADTSARRLSALSGLIAHAEKPHPAIILVTVNAMLQKLPPREIVATLGFSARAGQVIDMDVIVRRLTDAGFERVPTVRAVGEYAVRGGILDVFVPGEENGLRLDFFGDTLESIRAFDAATQRTIGSVKAFTLNAMSEVTLNDENIARFRKNYLSLFGASTRDDALYQAVSEGRRYAGMEHWLPLFYERLETMFDYLSGFRIVFDHTAREAASERADLIEDYYEARRTNLGAAHAGQGAPYKPVPPDMLYLDETAFVAGLEASEAVRLSPFNEASSLGKPVIALEAHAGPRWAVAAQARRQEDGERANVFEEAVRHIADTRSKGGKVLITGWSEGSLDRLLQVLKEHGLSKIKPVKALADLQSLAKGEAASAVLSLEGGFETGDLHVIGEQDILGDRLIRKTRKNRKASDFITEVSGLDEGSLVVHAEHGIGRFTGLRTIEAAGAPRDCLELHYADDAKLFLPVENIELLSRYGSDAADVPLDRLGGGAWQAKKARLKKRLLDMADELIAIAAKRATRTAPPLVAAEGLYDEFAARFPYEETEDQYNAIEAVRGDLGLGRPMDRLICGDVGFGKTEVALRAAFLAAMNGVQVAVVVPTTLLARQHYKTFIERFRGLPIKVAQASRLVSAKELAQTKKDLSEGKVDVVVGTHALLGTSIKFANLGLLIIDEEQHFGVRHKERLKELKSDVHVLTLSATPIPRTLQLAMTGVRELSLITTPPVDRMAVRTFISPFDPLVIRENLMREHYRGGQSFYVCPRLSDLEEVQAFLQAEVPELKVAVAHGQMAAGQLEDIMNAFYDGSYDVLLSTTIVESGLDVPTANTLIVHRADMFGLAQLYQLRGRVGRSKIRAFALFTLPANKRLTDTAERRLKVLQSLDTLGAGFQLASHDLDIRGAGNLLGEEQSGHIKEVGFELYQQMLEEAVAEAKGDEDAGGSDWSPQIGLGTSVMIPESYVPDLNLRMALYRRLGELTDAGDIDAFGAELIDRFGPMPEAVQSLLKVVFIKSLCRTANVEKLDAGPKGIVVTFRNKEFPNPAGLVQFIAEQSVSAKIRPDQSVFFNRDLPTPDKRLGQAAIIMNKLSKIAEAG, encoded by the coding sequence ATGATAGCCGGATTTAACCCGAAAAAGCTGGATGGCCTCAGCGGCGCCGTCACCATCGCCAATGCCGTGCCGGGCACCGAACCGCTGGTGCTGGCGGAGATGGCGCGCGCCGGCCAGTCGGTTGCCTATGTGCTCTCCGACGGCCAGCGGATTGGCGATTTCGAACAGATGCTCGGTTTTGCCGCGCCCGACATTCCGGTGCTGACGCTGCCCGCCTGGGACTGCCTGCCCTATGACCGCGTTTCGCCGGGGGCGGATACCTCCGCACGGCGGCTTTCGGCGCTCTCCGGCCTCATCGCCCATGCCGAAAAGCCGCATCCGGCGATCATCCTCGTCACCGTCAATGCCATGCTGCAGAAACTGCCGCCGCGCGAGATCGTCGCGACGCTCGGTTTTTCCGCCCGCGCCGGGCAGGTGATCGATATGGACGTCATCGTCCGTCGGCTGACCGATGCGGGGTTCGAGCGCGTGCCGACCGTGCGCGCCGTCGGCGAATATGCGGTGCGCGGCGGCATTCTCGACGTCTTCGTACCGGGAGAAGAGAACGGCCTGAGGCTCGATTTCTTCGGCGACACGCTGGAATCAATCCGCGCCTTCGATGCCGCGACCCAGCGCACCATCGGCTCGGTCAAGGCCTTCACGCTCAACGCCATGAGCGAGGTGACGCTGAACGACGAGAACATCGCCCGCTTCCGCAAGAACTACCTGTCGCTCTTCGGCGCCTCGACGCGCGACGATGCGCTCTACCAGGCCGTCTCGGAAGGCCGTCGCTATGCCGGCATGGAACACTGGCTGCCGCTGTTTTACGAGCGGCTGGAGACCATGTTCGACTATCTTTCCGGCTTCCGGATCGTGTTCGACCATACGGCGCGCGAGGCCGCGAGCGAGCGTGCTGACCTGATCGAGGACTATTACGAGGCCCGGCGCACCAATCTGGGCGCCGCCCATGCCGGGCAGGGCGCGCCCTACAAGCCCGTGCCGCCGGACATGCTCTATCTCGACGAGACGGCATTTGTCGCCGGTCTCGAAGCAAGCGAGGCCGTGCGGCTTTCGCCCTTCAACGAGGCATCCTCGCTCGGCAAGCCGGTGATCGCGCTTGAGGCCCATGCCGGCCCGCGCTGGGCCGTTGCCGCGCAGGCGCGCAGGCAAGAAGACGGCGAGCGGGCGAATGTGTTCGAGGAGGCCGTCCGGCATATTGCCGACACGCGCTCGAAGGGCGGCAAGGTGCTGATCACCGGCTGGTCGGAGGGCTCGCTCGATCGTCTGCTGCAGGTCCTGAAGGAACACGGGCTTTCGAAGATCAAGCCGGTCAAGGCGCTTGCGGACCTTCAGAGCCTTGCCAAGGGCGAGGCGGCGAGCGCGGTCCTCAGTCTTGAGGGCGGTTTCGAGACCGGCGACCTGCATGTGATCGGCGAGCAGGATATTCTCGGCGACCGGCTGATACGCAAGACCAGAAAGAACAGGAAAGCCAGTGACTTCATCACCGAGGTTTCCGGACTGGATGAAGGATCGCTGGTCGTTCACGCCGAACACGGCATCGGGCGGTTTACGGGACTGAGAACGATCGAGGCGGCGGGCGCGCCGCGTGATTGCCTGGAACTGCATTATGCAGACGATGCCAAGCTGTTCCTGCCGGTGGAGAACATCGAGCTTCTGTCGCGCTACGGCTCCGATGCCGCCGACGTGCCGCTCGACCGGCTTGGCGGCGGCGCATGGCAGGCGAAGAAGGCGCGGCTGAAGAAGCGGCTTCTCGACATGGCCGACGAACTGATCGCGATCGCCGCCAAACGGGCAACGCGCACGGCGCCGCCTCTGGTGGCGGCCGAGGGGCTTTATGACGAATTCGCCGCCCGCTTTCCCTATGAGGAGACGGAGGACCAGTATAACGCCATCGAGGCGGTGCGCGGCGATCTCGGCCTCGGACGGCCGATGGACCGCCTGATCTGCGGCGATGTCGGCTTCGGCAAGACCGAAGTGGCCCTGCGTGCGGCCTTCCTGGCCGCCATGAACGGCGTCCAGGTGGCCGTGGTGGTGCCGACGACGCTTCTCGCGCGCCAGCACTACAAGACCTTTATCGAACGTTTTCGCGGACTGCCGATCAAGGTCGCTCAGGCTTCGCGCCTCGTCAGCGCCAAGGAACTGGCCCAGACCAAGAAGGATCTTTCCGAGGGCAAGGTCGATGTCGTGGTCGGCACCCATGCGCTCCTCGGCACCTCGATCAAGTTCGCCAATCTCGGCCTCCTGATCATTGACGAGGAGCAGCATTTCGGCGTGCGCCACAAGGAGCGGCTGAAGGAGCTGAAGAGCGACGTGCATGTGCTGACGCTTTCGGCGACGCCCATTCCGCGCACGCTTCAGCTTGCCATGACCGGCGTGCGCGAACTCTCGCTGATCACCACGCCGCCCGTCGACCGCATGGCGGTCAGGACCTTCATCTCGCCCTTCGATCCACTGGTGATCCGCGAGAACCTGATGCGCGAGCACTATCGCGGCGGCCAGAGTTTTTACGTCTGCCCGCGGCTTTCCGATCTGGAAGAGGTGCAGGCCTTCCTGCAGGCGGAAGTGCCGGAGCTGAAGGTTGCCGTTGCCCACGGGCAGATGGCGGCGGGCCAGCTCGAGGACATCATGAACGCCTTCTACGACGGCAGCTATGATGTTCTGCTGTCAACGACGATCGTGGAATCCGGCCTCGACGTACCGACGGCCAACACGCTGATCGTCCACCGCGCCGACATGTTCGGTCTGGCCCAGCTCTACCAGTTGCGCGGCCGCGTCGGCCGTTCGAAGATTCGCGCCTTCGCGCTGTTCACGCTGCCGGCCAACAAGCGGCTGACCGATACCGCCGAGCGGCGGCTGAAAGTGCTGCAGTCGCTCGACACGCTCGGCGCCGGCTTCCAGCTTGCAAGCCACGATCTCGATATTCGCGGCGCCGGCAATCTTCTGGGCGAGGAACAGTCCGGCCACATCAAGGAGGTCGGCTTCGAGCTTTACCAGCAGATGCTGGAAGAAGCGGTCGCCGAGGCCAAGGGCGACGAGGACGCGGGCGGCAGCGACTGGTCGCCGCAGATCGGGCTCGGAACGTCGGTGATGATCCCGGAGAGCTATGTGCCGGACCTGAACCTTCGAATGGCGCTCTATCGCCGCCTTGGCGAACTGACCGATGCCGGCGATATCGACGCTTTCGGCGCGGAACTGATCGACCGCTTCGGGCCGATGCCGGAGGCTGTGCAGTCGCTTCTGAAGGTGGTGTTCATCAAATCGCTCTGCCGCACGGCCAATGTCGAGAAGCTCGATGCCGGACCGAAGGGCATCGTCGTGACTTTCCGCAACAAGGAATTTCCGAACCCGGCGGGACTGGTGCAGTTCATCGCCGAGCAGAGCGTCTCGGCGAAGATCAGGCCGGACCAGAGCGTGTTCTTCAACCGCGACCTGCCGACGCCGGACAAGCGCCTCGGCCAGGCCGCGATCATCATGAACAAGCTATCGAAGATTGCCGAAGCCGGTTAG
- a CDS encoding DsbA family oxidoreductase, whose amino-acid sequence MNTVTVDAVIDVVCPWCYLGKARLDRAISALEGDVDVIVQWRPFELDSTIPPEGVDNQAMLAEKLGSPIRRDEMHEQLTNLGREEGITFNFDRILIRPNTLDAHRLLLWAHTESIAMQNVVVDRLYKANFEEGRNLGDHAVLADIAAESGMDREMVARLLASDADIEVVRNEIANAEKMGVTGVPFFILNQKYALSGAQPAEVLQNALQQLVSGDIGNGDGAA is encoded by the coding sequence ATGAACACCGTAACAGTCGACGCCGTCATCGATGTTGTCTGCCCGTGGTGCTATCTCGGCAAGGCCCGTCTCGACCGCGCCATCTCCGCGCTCGAGGGGGATGTCGACGTGATCGTGCAGTGGCGTCCCTTCGAGCTCGATTCGACCATTCCGCCGGAAGGCGTCGACAACCAGGCGATGCTCGCCGAAAAGCTCGGCAGCCCGATCCGCCGCGACGAGATGCATGAACAACTCACAAATCTTGGCCGCGAGGAAGGCATCACCTTCAATTTCGACCGTATCCTGATCCGGCCGAACACGCTCGATGCCCACCGCCTGCTGCTCTGGGCCCACACCGAAAGCATCGCCATGCAGAATGTGGTGGTCGATCGGCTCTACAAGGCCAATTTCGAGGAGGGGCGCAATCTCGGCGACCACGCGGTTCTTGCCGATATCGCCGCGGAAAGCGGCATGGACCGCGAGATGGTCGCGCGGCTTCTTGCCAGCGACGCCGACATCGAAGTGGTGCGCAACGAGATCGCCAATGCCGAGAAGATGGGCGTCACCGGCGTGCCCTTCTTCATCCTGAACCAGAAATACGCGCTGAGCGGCGCCCAGCCGGCCGAAGTGCTGCAGAACGCGCTGCAGCAGCTGGTGTCGGGCGACATCGGCAATGGAGACGGAGCCGCCTAG
- a CDS encoding extracellular solute-binding protein: MRIIVPLLFSVAWAGAAVADPLHGIAMHGDPALSPDYEHFSYVNPDVKKGGEITYGVVGSFDALNPFVLKGMRSSARGLWDEVLGNLVFEPLMQRSRDEPFTLYGLLAESVEWDDDRSYVQFNMNPNAKWSDGEPVTADDVIFTFNLLKDKGRPPYNRRLALVESMEKVGDDSVKFTFNADANRETPLIFALMPVLPEHAIDPETFDTDTMTTPVGSGPYSIAKVEPGQRIVYERRDDYWGKDAPSMVGFANYDTVTIDYYLQDSTLFEAFKKGAVDVYLDDDPSHWARAYDFPAASDGKVVKDVFHPKTPTGMQGFVFNTRRPKFEDARVRKALSDVFDFEWVNKTLFNNAYQRTQSYWQNSTLGAYGNPASEAERELLGDAIDVIDPAILSGDYAMPVTDGSGSDRKVLGAAVRLLAEAGYKIDGGKMIGPDGNQLSFEVMTTNSAQEKLALAYQHSLNLIGVAMTIRTVDDAQYQKRLNTFDYDMIVLVAPGFYFTSSLSPGAEQVWRWESRSRDIEGTFNFAGVASADVDRMINDMLEARSTEHFTDSVRAFDRLLVNGHYMLPLYHREGQWVARWATIEHPAETPIYGYQLPTWWDASAQ, translated from the coding sequence ATGCGCATCATTGTTCCTCTCCTCTTTTCCGTGGCATGGGCGGGTGCGGCCGTCGCCGATCCGCTCCATGGCATCGCCATGCACGGCGACCCGGCGCTTTCGCCGGACTACGAGCATTTCAGCTACGTCAATCCCGATGTCAAGAAGGGCGGCGAGATCACCTACGGCGTGGTCGGCTCCTTCGATGCGCTCAACCCCTTCGTGCTGAAGGGCATGCGCTCGTCGGCCAGGGGGCTGTGGGACGAGGTGCTGGGCAATCTCGTTTTCGAGCCGCTGATGCAGCGCTCGCGCGACGAGCCGTTCACGCTCTACGGCCTGCTTGCCGAAAGCGTGGAATGGGACGATGACAGAAGCTATGTCCAGTTCAACATGAACCCCAACGCCAAATGGTCGGACGGCGAACCGGTGACCGCCGACGACGTGATCTTCACCTTCAACCTTTTGAAGGACAAGGGCCGCCCGCCCTATAACCGTCGGCTTGCGCTGGTCGAGTCGATGGAAAAGGTCGGCGACGACAGCGTGAAATTCACCTTCAACGCCGATGCCAACCGGGAAACGCCGCTGATCTTCGCGCTGATGCCGGTGCTGCCGGAACATGCGATTGATCCGGAAACCTTCGACACCGATACGATGACGACGCCGGTCGGCTCCGGGCCCTATTCCATCGCCAAAGTCGAGCCCGGCCAGCGCATCGTCTACGAGCGCCGCGACGATTACTGGGGCAAGGACGCGCCTTCGATGGTCGGCTTTGCCAATTACGACACGGTCACGATCGACTATTACCTTCAGGATTCGACCCTGTTCGAGGCCTTCAAGAAGGGCGCAGTCGATGTCTATCTCGACGATGACCCCAGCCATTGGGCGCGCGCCTATGATTTTCCCGCGGCCAGTGACGGCAAGGTGGTGAAGGATGTGTTCCACCCGAAGACGCCGACCGGCATGCAGGGTTTCGTGTTCAACACCCGCCGGCCGAAATTCGAGGATGCGCGGGTGCGCAAGGCGCTGTCGGATGTGTTCGATTTCGAATGGGTCAACAAAACCCTGTTCAACAATGCCTATCAGCGCACGCAAAGCTACTGGCAGAACTCGACGCTCGGCGCCTATGGCAATCCGGCGAGCGAAGCCGAACGCGAGCTGCTGGGCGATGCGATCGACGTGATCGATCCGGCGATCCTCTCCGGCGACTACGCCATGCCGGTCACCGACGGTTCCGGTTCCGACCGCAAGGTTCTGGGCGCTGCCGTGCGTCTTCTGGCCGAAGCCGGCTACAAGATCGATGGCGGCAAGATGATCGGGCCGGACGGCAACCAGCTTTCCTTCGAGGTGATGACCACCAATTCGGCCCAGGAGAAACTGGCGCTCGCCTACCAGCATTCGCTGAACCTGATCGGCGTTGCGATGACGATCCGCACCGTCGATGACGCTCAGTACCAGAAGCGGCTCAACACCTTCGATTATGACATGATCGTGCTGGTGGCGCCGGGCTTCTATTTCACCTCGTCGCTCTCTCCGGGCGCCGAGCAGGTCTGGCGCTGGGAATCGCGCTCGCGCGACATCGAAGGCACGTTCAACTTCGCCGGCGTCGCCAGCGCCGATGTCGACCGGATGATCAACGACATGCTGGAAGCCCGCTCGACCGAGCATTTCACCGATTCGGTGCGCGCCTTCGACCGGCTTTTAGTCAACGGCCATTACATGCTGCCGCTCTATCACCGCGAAGGCCAGTGGGTGGCGCGCTGGGCGACGATTGAACATCCGGCCGAAACACCGATCTACGGCTATCAGCTGCCCACCTGGTGGGATGCGTCCGCGCAGTGA
- a CDS encoding invasion associated locus B family protein → MLSRARFLKHVAVCAFTIAGISAGGASAQDQQPAQQAAQQGNGLPTQGWFKTCNDNGQANVCIVQNYARAENGQVLTAVGLITPQGGNGQPMLQITVPTFRVIPAGVTMQIDNANPQRVDYALCTNEQCIAQAPLTDTLVNAMKRGGKVTFTSVNVRQQPNPVDVTLSGFTAAYDGDPISQPDLVESQRNLDESIKKMAVDRRKKIEEAQQSATGGN, encoded by the coding sequence ATGCTTTCACGCGCCAGATTTTTGAAGCATGTCGCGGTTTGCGCTTTCACGATTGCCGGCATCTCCGCCGGCGGCGCTTCGGCCCAGGACCAGCAGCCAGCCCAGCAGGCGGCCCAGCAGGGCAACGGATTGCCCACGCAGGGCTGGTTCAAGACCTGTAACGACAATGGTCAGGCCAATGTCTGCATCGTCCAGAACTATGCCCGCGCCGAAAACGGCCAGGTCCTGACCGCCGTCGGCCTGATCACGCCCCAGGGCGGCAACGGCCAGCCGATGCTGCAGATCACCGTGCCGACCTTCCGCGTGATCCCGGCCGGCGTGACCATGCAGATTGACAATGCCAACCCGCAGCGGGTCGACTATGCGCTGTGCACCAACGAGCAGTGCATCGCCCAGGCGCCGCTGACGGATACGCTGGTCAACGCCATGAAGCGCGGCGGCAAGGTGACCTTCACCTCGGTCAACGTTCGTCAGCAGCCGAACCCGGTCGACGTCACGCTCTCCGGTTTCACAGCCGCATATGACGGCGACCCGATCAGCCAGCCCGACCTCGTCGAGAGCCAGCGCAATCTTGATGAATCGATCAAGAAGATGGCCGTCGATCGCCGCAAGAAGATCGAGGAAGCCCAGCAGAGCGCCACCGGCGGCAACTGA
- the hspQ gene encoding heat shock protein HspQ → MKIREAKYNIGDIVRHRTLPFRGVIFDVDAEFSRTDEWYNSIPPEIRPDKDQPFYHLVAENDEKGYVAYVSEGNLEHDLSGEPLRNPQIGEIFTVTDNGQLAPRYAVSH, encoded by the coding sequence ATGAAGATACGCGAAGCGAAATACAATATCGGCGACATCGTCCGTCATCGTACGCTTCCCTTTCGGGGCGTCATATTCGATGTGGACGCGGAATTCTCCCGCACCGATGAATGGTATAATTCCATTCCGCCGGAAATCCGGCCTGACAAGGATCAGCCTTTCTATCATCTCGTCGCCGAAAACGACGAGAAGGGATATGTGGCCTATGTCTCCGAAGGCAATCTCGAACATGATCTGAGCGGCGAACCGCTGCGCAACCCGCAGATCGGCGAGATTTTCACCGTGACGGACAACGGACAGCTTGCCCCGCGTTACGCAGTCTCCCACTGA
- the glnA gene encoding type I glutamate--ammonia ligase has product MTTAAEIMKQIKDNDVKFVDLRFTDPKGKLQHVTMDVSAVDEDMFADGIMFDGSSIAGWKAINESDMVLMPDTETAHMDPFFAQSTMAVFCDVLEPLSGEAYNRDPRGTAKKAEAYLKSTGIGDTTFFGPEPEFFVFDDVRFSAEPYNTGFQLDSTELPSNAYTEYETGNMGHRPRTKGGYFPVPPVDSVQDMRSEMLTVLAEMGITVEKHHHEVASAQHELCMVFDTLTRMADKTQIYKYGVHQVAHAYGKTATFMPKPVYGDNGSGMHVHQSIWKDGKPTFAGDEYAGLSETCLYYIGGIIKHAKAINAFTNPLTNSYKRLVPGFEAPVLLAYSARNRSASCRIPFGSSPKAKRVEVRFPDPGANPYLAFAALMMAGLDGIKNKLHPGDAMDKDLYDLPKEELKEIPTVAGSLREALESLDADRAFLTAGGVFDDDQIDAYIDLKMEEVLRFEMSPHPVEFDMYYSV; this is encoded by the coding sequence ATGACGACAGCTGCTGAAATTATGAAACAAATCAAAGACAACGACGTCAAATTCGTCGATCTGCGCTTTACCGATCCCAAGGGCAAGCTGCAGCACGTGACGATGGACGTTTCGGCTGTCGATGAAGACATGTTCGCCGACGGCATCATGTTCGACGGTTCGTCGATCGCCGGCTGGAAGGCCATCAACGAGTCGGACATGGTCCTCATGCCCGATACCGAGACGGCCCATATGGACCCCTTCTTCGCACAGTCCACCATGGCTGTTTTCTGCGACGTTCTCGAGCCGCTTTCCGGCGAAGCCTATAACCGCGACCCGCGCGGCACGGCCAAGAAGGCTGAAGCCTATCTGAAGTCGACCGGCATCGGCGACACCACCTTCTTCGGCCCCGAGCCCGAATTCTTCGTCTTCGACGACGTCCGCTTCTCCGCCGAACCCTACAACACCGGCTTCCAGCTCGACAGCACCGAACTGCCGTCGAACGCCTATACCGAATACGAAACCGGCAATATGGGCCACCGTCCGCGCACCAAGGGCGGCTACTTTCCGGTTCCGCCGGTCGACAGCGTCCAGGACATGCGTTCGGAAATGCTGACGGTTCTCGCCGAAATGGGCATCACCGTCGAGAAGCATCACCACGAAGTGGCTTCCGCCCAGCACGAACTCTGCATGGTCTTCGACACGCTGACCCGCATGGCCGACAAGACCCAGATCTACAAGTACGGCGTCCACCAGGTTGCCCATGCCTATGGCAAGACCGCGACCTTCATGCCGAAGCCGGTCTATGGCGACAACGGCTCGGGCATGCACGTGCACCAGTCGATCTGGAAGGACGGCAAGCCGACCTTCGCCGGCGACGAATATGCCGGCCTGTCGGAAACCTGCCTCTATTACATCGGCGGCATCATCAAGCATGCCAAGGCCATCAACGCCTTCACCAACCCGCTGACCAACTCCTACAAGCGTCTGGTCCCGGGCTTCGAGGCGCCGGTTCTGCTTGCCTATTCGGCCCGCAACCGTTCGGCCTCCTGCCGCATTCCGTTCGGCTCCTCGCCGAAGGCCAAGCGCGTTGAGGTTCGCTTCCCCGATCCGGGTGCCAACCCCTACCTCGCCTTCGCGGCCCTGATGATGGCTGGCCTCGACGGCATCAAGAACAAGCTCCACCCCGGCGACGCCATGGACAAGGATCTCTACGACCTGCCCAAGGAAGAACTGAAGGAAATCCCGACGGTTGCCGGTTCGCTGCGCGAAGCGCTCGAGAGCCTGGATGCCGACCGCGCCTTCCTGACGGCCGGCGGCGTGTTCGACGACGACCAGATCGACGCCTATATCGACCTGAAGATGGAAGAAGTGCTGCGTTTCGAAATGTCGCCGCACCCGGTCGAATTCGACATGTACTACTCGGTCTGA
- a CDS encoding P-II family nitrogen regulator translates to MKKIEAIIKPFKLDEVKEALQEVGLQGITVTEAKGFGRQKGHTELYRGAEYVVDFLPKVKVEVVLADDNVDAVIDAIRNAAQTGRIGDGKIFVSNVEGVVRIRTGETGVDAI, encoded by the coding sequence ATGAAAAAGATCGAAGCGATCATCAAGCCTTTCAAGCTCGACGAAGTGAAGGAAGCCCTTCAGGAAGTCGGCCTGCAGGGCATCACTGTCACGGAAGCGAAAGGCTTCGGGCGCCAGAAGGGTCACACGGAACTTTACCGTGGCGCCGAGTACGTCGTCGACTTTCTTCCCAAGGTCAAGGTCGAGGTTGTGCTGGCAGACGACAATGTGGATGCCGTCATCGATGCCATCCGCAATGCCGCGCAGACCGGCCGCATCGGCGATGGAAAAATCTTCGTTTCCAATGTCGAGGGCGTCGTGCGCATCCGCACCGGCGAAACCGGCGTTGACGCCATCTGA
- a CDS encoding NAD(P)H-hydrate dehydratase — translation MLLLTPAEMGRADRLAADSGIDSYGLMVKAGRAVAAAFLRLYPEALRADVLCGPGNNGGDGYVAAEALKQAGVAVALFHLGDPENLKGDARRAFQACSVDGRPLEQYRPTAGAVIIDALFGAGLQRPLSGALCTMTRQVSEAAVPVIAVDLPSGISGLTGKVMGAAFRADHTVTFMRAKPGHYLLPGREHCGRLEVFDIGIPQRILEEAGGAHHLNGPDLFAGSLPAPAAFSHKFKRGHLGVFSGGPSATGAARLSATAGLRIGAGLVTLAVPANAAMVVATQVTAVMVKTIGDAAELAQWLEDSRLSAFVLGPGFGIGEKARAFVSALASRPLVLDADGISSFAEEPDALFALLSGADPHCVLTPHEGEFARLFPDIAADEDSGKPEKARRAAERANAIVLYKGADTVIAAPDGRIAINADAPPWLATAGSGDVLAGIIGGLLAQGMPTFEAACAGAWLHGQAASRAGEGLTAEDLPNHLPPLSAIS, via the coding sequence ATGCTTCTTCTGACACCGGCAGAGATGGGGCGCGCCGATCGGCTTGCGGCCGATAGCGGCATCGACAGCTACGGGCTGATGGTCAAGGCCGGCCGCGCGGTCGCCGCCGCCTTTCTGCGGCTTTATCCCGAGGCCCTGAGAGCAGATGTCCTTTGCGGCCCGGGCAATAACGGCGGAGACGGCTATGTCGCGGCAGAGGCGCTGAAACAGGCGGGCGTCGCGGTTGCGCTTTTTCATTTGGGCGATCCGGAAAATCTGAAGGGCGACGCCCGACGCGCCTTTCAGGCCTGCAGCGTGGACGGCAGGCCGCTGGAGCAGTACCGGCCAACCGCCGGCGCGGTGATCATCGATGCCCTGTTCGGAGCCGGGCTGCAGCGCCCGCTTTCCGGTGCGCTCTGCACAATGACCCGTCAGGTGAGCGAAGCCGCGGTACCCGTGATCGCCGTCGACCTGCCGTCCGGCATCAGCGGACTGACCGGCAAGGTTATGGGCGCCGCCTTCAGGGCTGACCACACGGTCACCTTCATGCGGGCGAAGCCGGGTCACTACCTGCTGCCGGGGCGGGAGCATTGCGGCAGACTGGAGGTTTTCGACATCGGCATACCGCAGCGCATTCTTGAAGAGGCGGGCGGGGCCCATCATCTCAACGGGCCGGATCTGTTCGCAGGCTCGCTGCCCGCGCCCGCGGCTTTCTCGCACAAGTTCAAACGCGGCCATCTCGGCGTCTTCAGCGGCGGGCCGTCGGCCACGGGCGCGGCGCGGCTTTCCGCGACGGCGGGGCTCAGGATCGGGGCAGGGCTGGTGACGCTCGCCGTGCCGGCGAATGCGGCGATGGTGGTTGCGACCCAGGTGACCGCGGTGATGGTGAAGACAATCGGCGATGCCGCGGAGCTTGCGCAATGGCTTGAAGACAGCCGCCTTTCCGCCTTCGTGCTCGGACCGGGTTTCGGCATTGGAGAAAAGGCGCGGGCTTTCGTCTCGGCCTTGGCTTCCCGGCCGCTGGTGCTGGACGCCGACGGGATATCATCCTTTGCCGAAGAGCCCGATGCCTTGTTCGCGCTGTTATCGGGCGCCGATCCGCATTGCGTGCTGACGCCGCATGAGGGCGAGTTCGCGCGGCTCTTTCCCGATATCGCCGCCGACGAAGATAGCGGCAAACCGGAAAAAGCCCGCCGTGCGGCCGAACGCGCCAATGCGATCGTGCTTTACAAGGGCGCGGATACCGTGATCGCGGCCCCGGACGGCCGTATCGCCATCAACGCGGACGCCCCGCCCTGGCTGGCAACGGCGGGTTCCGGCGACGTTCTGGCAGGGATCATCGGCGGCCTTCTGGCGCAGGGGATGCCGACCTTCGAGGCGGCCTGTGCAGGCGCCTGGCTTCACGGGCAAGCGGCAAGCCGCGCCGGCGAGGGGCTGACGGCGGAGGATTTGCCGAACCACCTGCCGCCCTTGAGCGCAATCAGCTGA